One segment of Anomalospiza imberbis isolate Cuckoo-Finch-1a 21T00152 chromosome 2, ASM3175350v1, whole genome shotgun sequence DNA contains the following:
- the PRDM15 gene encoding PR domain zinc finger protein 15 isoform X4, whose translation MAEDGSEEIMFIWCVDCGQYHDSECPELGPVVTVKDSFVLSRARSSLPSNLEIRQLEDGTEGVFALTQLVKRTQFGPFECKRVLKLEKESVFPLKVFQKEGPLVYFDTTNEDDCNWMMMVRPATEYEHQNLTAFQHDNDIYFTTCQDIPPGTELRVWYAAFYAKKMEKPMLKQVTSVANDTSLVAMESDKEGNNKVSSKPSSAVLPHKKNKNSSILAADPAVNTPEGSGTAEAKPNLWTCKVCSSAFQEPQLLTEHLLSHLEQAKGASPSSQNDAEKAEKATEAVPADQPVASDAASASTDSRRKARRGRKAKTAKVETPLVIDEEKDSAVERVADAVTEVPPEEVALPPAPEERIMDLVLGKMPSTTNSISSVTNRHGIQRKLIKQLGEHKRVYQCSICSKIFQNSSNLSRHIRSHGDKLFKCEECAKLFSRKESLKQHVSYKHSRNEVDSEYRYKCTTCEKAFRIESALEFHNCRTDDKTFQCEMCFRFLSTNSNLSKHKKKHGDKKFACEICNKMFYRKDVMLDHQRRHLEGVRRVKREDFEHSTESMVRYKKEPSECPVCGKVFSCRSNMNKHLLTHGDKKYTCEICGRKFFRVDVLRDHIHVHFKDIALMDDHQREEFIGKIGISSEENDDNSEESADSEPHKYSCKRCQLTFGRGKEYLKHIMDVHKEKGYGCSICNRRFALKATYHAHMVIHRENLPDPNVQKYIHPCEICGRIFNSIGNLERHKLIHTGVKSHACEQCGKSFARKDMLKEHMRVHDNIREYLCAECGKGMKTKHALRHHMKLHRGIKEYECKECHRRFAQKVNMLKHYKRHTGIKDFMCELCGKTFSERNTMETHKLIHTVGKQWTCSVCDKKYVTDYMLQKHIQLTHDKVEAQSCQLCGTKVSTRASMSRHMRRKHPEILSVKIDDLEPLPETTTIDASSIGIVQPELALEQGELPEGKQHIKAPKRGQKQKQKSSEEEEAQVPEEPAFSEYTEKEGEFTGNVGDETNSAVQNIQQVVVTLSDPNVTAPSSSVGLTNITVTPITTAAGTQFTNLQPVAVGHPGAPERQLQLDNSILTVTFDTVSGLAVLHNRQSDIQLPPQPEAPNPQSVAHFINLTTLVNSIAPLGNQTTEQPPLSWRSVPQTDVLQPLAPATPQQPGQQPVQTEQQQQQMYSY comes from the exons GTCATCTCTGCCTTCTAATTTGGAGATAAGACAGCTGGAGGATGGGACTGAGGGAGTGTTTGCTCTGACTCAGCTGGTGAAACGTACCCAGTTTGGCCCCTTTGAGTGCAAGAGAGTTCTCAAGCTGGAGAAAGAATCAGTTTTTCCCCTGAAG GTGTTCCAGAAGGAAGGGCCCCTGGTGTATTTTGACACCACAAACGAAGATGATTGCAACTGGATGATGATGGTGCGCCCAGCCACCGAGTATGAGCATCAAAACCTAACAGCCTTCCAGCATGACAATGACATTTACTTCACCACCTGCCAGGACATCCCCCCGGGAACTGAGCTGCGAGTGTGGTATGCAGCTTTTTACgccaaaaaaatggaaaagccaATGCTGAAGCAGGTCACTAGTGTTGCCAATG ATACGTCCTTGGTAGCAATGGAGTCTGATAAAGAGGGGAATAATAAGGTCTCTTCAAAACCTTCATCTGCTGTCTTACCCCATAAAAAAAACAAGAATTCCAGCATACTAGCAGCTGATCCAGCAG TGAACACTCCAGAAGGCAGTGGAACAGCAGAAGCAAAGCCCAACCTGTGGACGTGTAAAGTGTGTTCATCTGCTTTCCAAGAGCCCCAGCTGCTGACAG AGCACTTGTTGAGTCACCTGGAACAAGCCAAAGGTGCCTCCCCAAGCAGCCAAAATGATGCTGAGAAAGCAGAGAAAGCAACAGAGGCTGTGCCAGCAGATCAACCAGTGGCAAGTGATGCAGCCAGTGCCAGCACAGACTCAAGGAGAAAGGCcaggaggggaagaaaagccAAAACTGCAAAAGTAGAAACACCTCTTGTCATTGATGAAGAGAAGGATTCTGCAG TGGAACGTGTGGCTGACGCTGTCACTGAGGTCCCTCCAGAGGAGGTGGCCCTGCCTCCAGCTCCAGAAGAGAGGATTATGGATCTGGTTTTAGGAAAGATGCCCAGCACCACTAACAGCATCAGCTCAGTGACAAA TAGACACGGGATTCAGCGGAAGCTGATAAAGCAGCTGGGGGAGCACAAGAGGGTCTATCAGTGCAGCATCTGCAGTAAGATCTTCCAGAACAGCAGCAACCTCAGCAGGCACATCCGTTCTCATG GTGACAAACTGTTTAAATGTGAGGAATGTGCAAAGCTGTTCAGCAGGAAGGAGAGCTTGAAGCAGCACGTTTCATACAAGCACAGCAGGAATGAA GTGGACAGTGAGTACAGATACAAGTGCACCACATGTGAAAAGGCCTTTCGGATAGAGAGTGCATTGGAATTCCACAACTGcaggacag ATGACAAGACATTCCAGTGTGAGATGTGTTTCAGATTCCTCTCTACGAACAGCAACCTttcaaaacacaagaaaaagcaCGGGGATAAGAAGTTTGCATGTGAGATCTGCAATAAGATGTTCTACAGGAAGGATGTCATGCTGGACCATCAGAGGCGGCACTTGGAAG GGGTGAGGCGTGTGAAGAGAGAAGACTTTGAGCACAGCACGGAGAGCATGGTTCGCTACAAGAAGGAGCCCTCAGAGTGCCCCGTGTGTGGGAAG gTATTTTCATGTAGGAGCAATATGAACAAACACCTTCTAACACATGGAGACAAGAAATACACCTGTGAGATCTGTGGACGTAAATTTTTCAGGGTGGATGTCTTGAGAGATCATATTCATGTCCATTTTAAG GACATAGCCCTAATGGATGATCACCAGAGGGAAGAGTTCATTGGTAAAATTGGAATTTCATCAGAGGAAAATGATGACAACTCTGAGGAAAGTGCAGATTCAGAGCCTCACAAGTATAGCTGCAAAAGGTGCCAG CTGACCTTTGGCAGAGGGAAGGAGTACCTGAAGCACATCATGGACGTGCACAAGGAGAAGGGTTACGGCTGCAGCATCTGCAACCGGCGCTTCGCCTTGAAGGCCACGTACCACGCGCACATGGTCATCCACAGGGAGAACCTGCCCGACCCCAACGTGCAGAA ATACATCCATCCATGTGAAATCTGTGGCAGGATTTTTAACAGTATAGGAAACCTGGAAAGACATAAGCTTATACATACAG gtGTAAAAAGTCATGCTTGTGAGCAATGTGGCAAATCATTTGCTAGAAAAGACATGTTAAAAGAACATATGCGAGTCCATGATAATATCCGAGAATACTTGTGTGCAGAGTGTGGCAAAG GAATGAAGACAAAACATGCCCTTCGTCACCACATGAAGCTTCACAGGGGGATTAAGGAATACGAGTGCAAGGAATGTCACCGCAGATTTGCGCAGAAAGTCAACATGCTGAAACATTACAAGAGGCACACAG GAATCAAAGATTTCATGTGTGAGCTCTGTGGCAAGACGTTCAGCGAGAGAAACACAATGGAGACTCACAAGTTGATTCATACAG TAGGAAAACAGTGGACGTGTTCAGTGTGTGATAAGAAGTATGTCACTGATTACATGCTGCAGAAGCACATCCAGCTCACCCATGACAAGGTGGAAgcccagagctgtcagctgTGTGGGACAAAGGTTTCTACCAGGGCGTCCATGAGTCGACACATGAGGCGTAAACACCCAGAG attctttcagtgaagattGATGATTTAGAGCCGCTGCCAGAGACAACCACCATTGATGCCTCTTcaattgggattgttcag CCGGAATTAGCCTTGGAACAGGGTGAGCTACCAGAAGGGAAGCAGCACATAAAAGCTCCTAAACGTGGtcagaaacaaaaacaaaagtcaagtgaggaggaggaagctcaAGTGCCTGAGGAGCCTGCCTTCAGTGAATACACAGAGAAGGAAGGTGAATTCACAGGGAATGTTGGAGATGAGACTAACTCAGCTGTACAGAACATCCAGCAG GTGGTGGTGACCCTCAGTGACCCCAACGTCACAGCCCCCTCCAGCTCCGTGGGACTCACCAACATCACCGTCACCCCCATCACCACGGCAGCTGGCACCCAGTTCACCAACCTGCAGCCCGTGGCCGTGGGCCACCCGGGCGCCCCGGAGCgccagctgcagctggacaACTCCATCCTGACGGTCACCTTCGACACGGTCAGCGGCTTGGCCGTGCTGCACAACCGCCAGAGTGACATCCAGCTCCCGCCGCAGCCCGAGGCGCCCAACCCCCAGTCCGTGGCCCATTtcataaacctgaccaccctGGTGAACTCCATTGCTCCCCTGGGGAACCAGACGACAGAACAGCCCCCCCTGAGCTGGAGGTCAGTGCCTCAGACTGatgtcctgcagcccctggcgCCGGCCACGCCGCAGCAGCCGGGCCAGCAGCCCGTTcagacagagcagcagcagcagcagatgtaCAGCTACTAA
- the PRDM15 gene encoding PR domain zinc finger protein 15 isoform X2 — protein MAEDGSEEIMFIWCVDCGQYHDSECPELGPVVTVKDSFVLSRARSSLPSNLEIRQLEDGTEGVFALTQLVKRTQFGPFECKRVLKLEKESVFPLKVFQKEGPLVYFDTTNEDDCNWMMMVRPATEYEHQNLTAFQHDNDIYFTTCQDIPPGTELRVWYAAFYAKKMEKPMLKQVTSVANDTSLVAMESDKEGNNKVSSKPSSAVLPHKKNKNSSILAADPAVNTPEGSGTAEAKPNLWTCKVCSSAFQEPQLLTEHLLSHLEQAKGASPSSQNDAEKAEKATEAVPADQPVASDAASASTDSRRKARRGRKAKTAKVETPLVIDEEKDSAVERVADAVTEVPPEEVALPPAPEERIMDLVLGKMPSTTNSISSVTKFAHHQNTMSLKRSLILSSRHGIQRKLIKQLGEHKRVYQCSICSKIFQNSSNLSRHIRSHGDKLFKCEECAKLFSRKESLKQHVSYKHSRNEVDSEYRYKCTTCEKAFRIESALEFHNCRTDDKTFQCEMCFRFLSTNSNLSKHKKKHGDKKFACEICNKMFYRKDVMLDHQRRHLEGVRRVKREDFEHSTESMVRYKKEPSECPVCGKVFSCRSNMNKHLLTHGDKKYTCEICGRKFFRVDVLRDHIHVHFKDIALMDDHQREEFIGKIGISSEENDDNSEESADSEPHKYSCKRCQLTFGRGKEYLKHIMDVHKEKGYGCSICNRRFALKATYHAHMVIHRENLPDPNVQKYIHPCEICGRIFNSIGNLERHKLIHTGVKSHACEQCGKSFARKDMLKEHMRVHDNIREYLCAECGKGMKTKHALRHHMKLHRGIKEYECKECHRRFAQKVNMLKHYKRHTGIKDFMCELCGKTFSERNTMETHKLIHTVGKQWTCSVCDKKYVTDYMLQKHIQLTHDKVEAQSCQLCGTKVSTRASMSRHMRRKHPEILSVKIDDLEPLPETTTIDASSIGIVQPELALEQGELPEGKQHIKAPKRGQKQKQKSSEEEEAQVPEEPAFSEYTEKEGEFTGNVGDETNSAVQNIQQVVVTLSDPNVTAPSSSVGLTNITVTPITTAAGTQFTNLQPVAVGHPGAPERQLQLDNSILTVTFDTVSGLAVLHNRQSDIQLPPQPEAPNPQSVAHFINLTTLVNSIAPLGNQTTEQPPLSWRSVPQTDVLQPLAPATPQQPGQQPVQTEQQQQQMYSY, from the exons GTCATCTCTGCCTTCTAATTTGGAGATAAGACAGCTGGAGGATGGGACTGAGGGAGTGTTTGCTCTGACTCAGCTGGTGAAACGTACCCAGTTTGGCCCCTTTGAGTGCAAGAGAGTTCTCAAGCTGGAGAAAGAATCAGTTTTTCCCCTGAAG GTGTTCCAGAAGGAAGGGCCCCTGGTGTATTTTGACACCACAAACGAAGATGATTGCAACTGGATGATGATGGTGCGCCCAGCCACCGAGTATGAGCATCAAAACCTAACAGCCTTCCAGCATGACAATGACATTTACTTCACCACCTGCCAGGACATCCCCCCGGGAACTGAGCTGCGAGTGTGGTATGCAGCTTTTTACgccaaaaaaatggaaaagccaATGCTGAAGCAGGTCACTAGTGTTGCCAATG ATACGTCCTTGGTAGCAATGGAGTCTGATAAAGAGGGGAATAATAAGGTCTCTTCAAAACCTTCATCTGCTGTCTTACCCCATAAAAAAAACAAGAATTCCAGCATACTAGCAGCTGATCCAGCAG TGAACACTCCAGAAGGCAGTGGAACAGCAGAAGCAAAGCCCAACCTGTGGACGTGTAAAGTGTGTTCATCTGCTTTCCAAGAGCCCCAGCTGCTGACAG AGCACTTGTTGAGTCACCTGGAACAAGCCAAAGGTGCCTCCCCAAGCAGCCAAAATGATGCTGAGAAAGCAGAGAAAGCAACAGAGGCTGTGCCAGCAGATCAACCAGTGGCAAGTGATGCAGCCAGTGCCAGCACAGACTCAAGGAGAAAGGCcaggaggggaagaaaagccAAAACTGCAAAAGTAGAAACACCTCTTGTCATTGATGAAGAGAAGGATTCTGCAG TGGAACGTGTGGCTGACGCTGTCACTGAGGTCCCTCCAGAGGAGGTGGCCCTGCCTCCAGCTCCAGAAGAGAGGATTATGGATCTGGTTTTAGGAAAGATGCCCAGCACCACTAACAGCATCAGCTCAGTGACAAA GTTTGCTCATCACCAAAACACCATGTCCCTCAAAAGAAGTTTAATTCTCTCCAGTAGACACGGGATTCAGCGGAAGCTGATAAAGCAGCTGGGGGAGCACAAGAGGGTCTATCAGTGCAGCATCTGCAGTAAGATCTTCCAGAACAGCAGCAACCTCAGCAGGCACATCCGTTCTCATG GTGACAAACTGTTTAAATGTGAGGAATGTGCAAAGCTGTTCAGCAGGAAGGAGAGCTTGAAGCAGCACGTTTCATACAAGCACAGCAGGAATGAA GTGGACAGTGAGTACAGATACAAGTGCACCACATGTGAAAAGGCCTTTCGGATAGAGAGTGCATTGGAATTCCACAACTGcaggacag ATGACAAGACATTCCAGTGTGAGATGTGTTTCAGATTCCTCTCTACGAACAGCAACCTttcaaaacacaagaaaaagcaCGGGGATAAGAAGTTTGCATGTGAGATCTGCAATAAGATGTTCTACAGGAAGGATGTCATGCTGGACCATCAGAGGCGGCACTTGGAAG GGGTGAGGCGTGTGAAGAGAGAAGACTTTGAGCACAGCACGGAGAGCATGGTTCGCTACAAGAAGGAGCCCTCAGAGTGCCCCGTGTGTGGGAAG gTATTTTCATGTAGGAGCAATATGAACAAACACCTTCTAACACATGGAGACAAGAAATACACCTGTGAGATCTGTGGACGTAAATTTTTCAGGGTGGATGTCTTGAGAGATCATATTCATGTCCATTTTAAG GACATAGCCCTAATGGATGATCACCAGAGGGAAGAGTTCATTGGTAAAATTGGAATTTCATCAGAGGAAAATGATGACAACTCTGAGGAAAGTGCAGATTCAGAGCCTCACAAGTATAGCTGCAAAAGGTGCCAG CTGACCTTTGGCAGAGGGAAGGAGTACCTGAAGCACATCATGGACGTGCACAAGGAGAAGGGTTACGGCTGCAGCATCTGCAACCGGCGCTTCGCCTTGAAGGCCACGTACCACGCGCACATGGTCATCCACAGGGAGAACCTGCCCGACCCCAACGTGCAGAA ATACATCCATCCATGTGAAATCTGTGGCAGGATTTTTAACAGTATAGGAAACCTGGAAAGACATAAGCTTATACATACAG gtGTAAAAAGTCATGCTTGTGAGCAATGTGGCAAATCATTTGCTAGAAAAGACATGTTAAAAGAACATATGCGAGTCCATGATAATATCCGAGAATACTTGTGTGCAGAGTGTGGCAAAG GAATGAAGACAAAACATGCCCTTCGTCACCACATGAAGCTTCACAGGGGGATTAAGGAATACGAGTGCAAGGAATGTCACCGCAGATTTGCGCAGAAAGTCAACATGCTGAAACATTACAAGAGGCACACAG GAATCAAAGATTTCATGTGTGAGCTCTGTGGCAAGACGTTCAGCGAGAGAAACACAATGGAGACTCACAAGTTGATTCATACAG TAGGAAAACAGTGGACGTGTTCAGTGTGTGATAAGAAGTATGTCACTGATTACATGCTGCAGAAGCACATCCAGCTCACCCATGACAAGGTGGAAgcccagagctgtcagctgTGTGGGACAAAGGTTTCTACCAGGGCGTCCATGAGTCGACACATGAGGCGTAAACACCCAGAG attctttcagtgaagattGATGATTTAGAGCCGCTGCCAGAGACAACCACCATTGATGCCTCTTcaattgggattgttcag CCGGAATTAGCCTTGGAACAGGGTGAGCTACCAGAAGGGAAGCAGCACATAAAAGCTCCTAAACGTGGtcagaaacaaaaacaaaagtcaagtgaggaggaggaagctcaAGTGCCTGAGGAGCCTGCCTTCAGTGAATACACAGAGAAGGAAGGTGAATTCACAGGGAATGTTGGAGATGAGACTAACTCAGCTGTACAGAACATCCAGCAG GTGGTGGTGACCCTCAGTGACCCCAACGTCACAGCCCCCTCCAGCTCCGTGGGACTCACCAACATCACCGTCACCCCCATCACCACGGCAGCTGGCACCCAGTTCACCAACCTGCAGCCCGTGGCCGTGGGCCACCCGGGCGCCCCGGAGCgccagctgcagctggacaACTCCATCCTGACGGTCACCTTCGACACGGTCAGCGGCTTGGCCGTGCTGCACAACCGCCAGAGTGACATCCAGCTCCCGCCGCAGCCCGAGGCGCCCAACCCCCAGTCCGTGGCCCATTtcataaacctgaccaccctGGTGAACTCCATTGCTCCCCTGGGGAACCAGACGACAGAACAGCCCCCCCTGAGCTGGAGGTCAGTGCCTCAGACTGatgtcctgcagcccctggcgCCGGCCACGCCGCAGCAGCCGGGCCAGCAGCCCGTTcagacagagcagcagcagcagcagatgtaCAGCTACTAA
- the PRDM15 gene encoding PR domain zinc finger protein 15 isoform X3: MAEDGSEEIMFIWCVDCGQYHDSECPELGPVVTVKDSFVLSRARSSLPSNLEIRQLEDGTEGVFALTQLVKRTQFGPFECKRVLKLEKESVFPLKVFQKEGPLVYFDTTNEDDCNWMMMVRPATEYEHQNLTAFQHDNDIYFTTCQDIPPGTELRVWYAAFYAKKMEKPMLKQVTSVANDTSLVAMESDKEGNNKVSSKPSSAVLPHKKNKNSSILAADPAVNTPEGSGTAEAKPNLWTCKVCSSAFQEPQLLTEHLLSHLEQAKGASPSSQNDAEKAEKATEAVPADQPVASDAASASTDSRRKARRGRKAKTAKVETPLVIDEEKDSAVERVADAVTEVPPEEVALPPAPEERIMDLVLGKMPSTTNSISSVTNRFAHHQNTMSLKRSLILSSRHGIQRKLIKQLGEHKRVYQCSICSKIFQNSSNLSRHIRSHGDKLFKCEECAKLFSRKESLKQHVSYKHSRNEVDSEYRYKCTTCEKAFRIESALEFHNCRTDDKTFQCEMCFRFLSTNSNLSKHKKKHGDKKFACEICNKMFYRKDVMLDHQRRHLEGVRRVKREDFEHSTESMVRYKKEPSECPVCGKVFSCRSNMNKHLLTHGDKKYTCEICGRKFFRVDVLRDHIHVHFKDIALMDDHQREEFIGKIGISSEENDDNSEESADSEPHKYSCKRCQLTFGRGKEYLKHIMDVHKEKGYGCSICNRRFALKATYHAHMVIHRENLPDPNVQKYIHPCEICGRIFNSIGNLERHKLIHTGVKSHACEQCGKSFARKDMLKEHMRVHDNIREYLCAECGKGMKTKHALRHHMKLHRGIKEYECKECHRRFAQKVNMLKHYKRHTGIKDFMCELCGKTFSERNTMETHKLIHTGKQWTCSVCDKKYVTDYMLQKHIQLTHDKVEAQSCQLCGTKVSTRASMSRHMRRKHPEILSVKIDDLEPLPETTTIDASSIGIVQPELALEQGELPEGKQHIKAPKRGQKQKQKSSEEEEAQVPEEPAFSEYTEKEGEFTGNVGDETNSAVQNIQQVVVTLSDPNVTAPSSSVGLTNITVTPITTAAGTQFTNLQPVAVGHPGAPERQLQLDNSILTVTFDTVSGLAVLHNRQSDIQLPPQPEAPNPQSVAHFINLTTLVNSIAPLGNQTTEQPPLSWRSVPQTDVLQPLAPATPQQPGQQPVQTEQQQQQMYSY, translated from the exons GTCATCTCTGCCTTCTAATTTGGAGATAAGACAGCTGGAGGATGGGACTGAGGGAGTGTTTGCTCTGACTCAGCTGGTGAAACGTACCCAGTTTGGCCCCTTTGAGTGCAAGAGAGTTCTCAAGCTGGAGAAAGAATCAGTTTTTCCCCTGAAG GTGTTCCAGAAGGAAGGGCCCCTGGTGTATTTTGACACCACAAACGAAGATGATTGCAACTGGATGATGATGGTGCGCCCAGCCACCGAGTATGAGCATCAAAACCTAACAGCCTTCCAGCATGACAATGACATTTACTTCACCACCTGCCAGGACATCCCCCCGGGAACTGAGCTGCGAGTGTGGTATGCAGCTTTTTACgccaaaaaaatggaaaagccaATGCTGAAGCAGGTCACTAGTGTTGCCAATG ATACGTCCTTGGTAGCAATGGAGTCTGATAAAGAGGGGAATAATAAGGTCTCTTCAAAACCTTCATCTGCTGTCTTACCCCATAAAAAAAACAAGAATTCCAGCATACTAGCAGCTGATCCAGCAG TGAACACTCCAGAAGGCAGTGGAACAGCAGAAGCAAAGCCCAACCTGTGGACGTGTAAAGTGTGTTCATCTGCTTTCCAAGAGCCCCAGCTGCTGACAG AGCACTTGTTGAGTCACCTGGAACAAGCCAAAGGTGCCTCCCCAAGCAGCCAAAATGATGCTGAGAAAGCAGAGAAAGCAACAGAGGCTGTGCCAGCAGATCAACCAGTGGCAAGTGATGCAGCCAGTGCCAGCACAGACTCAAGGAGAAAGGCcaggaggggaagaaaagccAAAACTGCAAAAGTAGAAACACCTCTTGTCATTGATGAAGAGAAGGATTCTGCAG TGGAACGTGTGGCTGACGCTGTCACTGAGGTCCCTCCAGAGGAGGTGGCCCTGCCTCCAGCTCCAGAAGAGAGGATTATGGATCTGGTTTTAGGAAAGATGCCCAGCACCACTAACAGCATCAGCTCAGTGACAAA TAGGTTTGCTCATCACCAAAACACCATGTCCCTCAAAAGAAGTTTAATTCTCTCCAGTAGACACGGGATTCAGCGGAAGCTGATAAAGCAGCTGGGGGAGCACAAGAGGGTCTATCAGTGCAGCATCTGCAGTAAGATCTTCCAGAACAGCAGCAACCTCAGCAGGCACATCCGTTCTCATG GTGACAAACTGTTTAAATGTGAGGAATGTGCAAAGCTGTTCAGCAGGAAGGAGAGCTTGAAGCAGCACGTTTCATACAAGCACAGCAGGAATGAA GTGGACAGTGAGTACAGATACAAGTGCACCACATGTGAAAAGGCCTTTCGGATAGAGAGTGCATTGGAATTCCACAACTGcaggacag ATGACAAGACATTCCAGTGTGAGATGTGTTTCAGATTCCTCTCTACGAACAGCAACCTttcaaaacacaagaaaaagcaCGGGGATAAGAAGTTTGCATGTGAGATCTGCAATAAGATGTTCTACAGGAAGGATGTCATGCTGGACCATCAGAGGCGGCACTTGGAAG GGGTGAGGCGTGTGAAGAGAGAAGACTTTGAGCACAGCACGGAGAGCATGGTTCGCTACAAGAAGGAGCCCTCAGAGTGCCCCGTGTGTGGGAAG gTATTTTCATGTAGGAGCAATATGAACAAACACCTTCTAACACATGGAGACAAGAAATACACCTGTGAGATCTGTGGACGTAAATTTTTCAGGGTGGATGTCTTGAGAGATCATATTCATGTCCATTTTAAG GACATAGCCCTAATGGATGATCACCAGAGGGAAGAGTTCATTGGTAAAATTGGAATTTCATCAGAGGAAAATGATGACAACTCTGAGGAAAGTGCAGATTCAGAGCCTCACAAGTATAGCTGCAAAAGGTGCCAG CTGACCTTTGGCAGAGGGAAGGAGTACCTGAAGCACATCATGGACGTGCACAAGGAGAAGGGTTACGGCTGCAGCATCTGCAACCGGCGCTTCGCCTTGAAGGCCACGTACCACGCGCACATGGTCATCCACAGGGAGAACCTGCCCGACCCCAACGTGCAGAA ATACATCCATCCATGTGAAATCTGTGGCAGGATTTTTAACAGTATAGGAAACCTGGAAAGACATAAGCTTATACATACAG gtGTAAAAAGTCATGCTTGTGAGCAATGTGGCAAATCATTTGCTAGAAAAGACATGTTAAAAGAACATATGCGAGTCCATGATAATATCCGAGAATACTTGTGTGCAGAGTGTGGCAAAG GAATGAAGACAAAACATGCCCTTCGTCACCACATGAAGCTTCACAGGGGGATTAAGGAATACGAGTGCAAGGAATGTCACCGCAGATTTGCGCAGAAAGTCAACATGCTGAAACATTACAAGAGGCACACAG GAATCAAAGATTTCATGTGTGAGCTCTGTGGCAAGACGTTCAGCGAGAGAAACACAATGGAGACTCACAAGTTGATTCATACAG GAAAACAGTGGACGTGTTCAGTGTGTGATAAGAAGTATGTCACTGATTACATGCTGCAGAAGCACATCCAGCTCACCCATGACAAGGTGGAAgcccagagctgtcagctgTGTGGGACAAAGGTTTCTACCAGGGCGTCCATGAGTCGACACATGAGGCGTAAACACCCAGAG attctttcagtgaagattGATGATTTAGAGCCGCTGCCAGAGACAACCACCATTGATGCCTCTTcaattgggattgttcag CCGGAATTAGCCTTGGAACAGGGTGAGCTACCAGAAGGGAAGCAGCACATAAAAGCTCCTAAACGTGGtcagaaacaaaaacaaaagtcaagtgaggaggaggaagctcaAGTGCCTGAGGAGCCTGCCTTCAGTGAATACACAGAGAAGGAAGGTGAATTCACAGGGAATGTTGGAGATGAGACTAACTCAGCTGTACAGAACATCCAGCAG GTGGTGGTGACCCTCAGTGACCCCAACGTCACAGCCCCCTCCAGCTCCGTGGGACTCACCAACATCACCGTCACCCCCATCACCACGGCAGCTGGCACCCAGTTCACCAACCTGCAGCCCGTGGCCGTGGGCCACCCGGGCGCCCCGGAGCgccagctgcagctggacaACTCCATCCTGACGGTCACCTTCGACACGGTCAGCGGCTTGGCCGTGCTGCACAACCGCCAGAGTGACATCCAGCTCCCGCCGCAGCCCGAGGCGCCCAACCCCCAGTCCGTGGCCCATTtcataaacctgaccaccctGGTGAACTCCATTGCTCCCCTGGGGAACCAGACGACAGAACAGCCCCCCCTGAGCTGGAGGTCAGTGCCTCAGACTGatgtcctgcagcccctggcgCCGGCCACGCCGCAGCAGCCGGGCCAGCAGCCCGTTcagacagagcagcagcagcagcagatgtaCAGCTACTAA